A genomic window from Xenorhabdus cabanillasii includes:
- the sstT gene encoding serine/threonine transporter SstT — protein sequence MEKQQKGFVQYIVQGSLVTQIIIGLVAGVLLAWAVPSAAQSVSLLGTLFVGALKAVAPVLVWVLVMSSIANHKKGQKTNIRPILILYIAGTFFSAVVAVIGSILFPSTLILVTNDAQMSPPENIVEVLRGVLLNVVANPIDAILKGNYVGILAWSIGLGIALRHAKESTRSMVQDLAEAVTLVVRVVIRLAPLGIFGLVASTIATTGFETLFGYAQLLVVLLGCMIVVALVVNPLIVYWKIRRNPYPLVFACLRESGVTAFFTRSSAANIPVNMAMCRRMNLDEDTYSVSIPLGATINMGGAAVTITVLTLAAVNTLGITVDIPMAILLSVVSAIAACGASGVAGGSLLLIPLACSMFGISNEIAMQVVAVGLIIGVLQDSAETGLNSSTDVLFTAAVCQAEDARQTSEQLARR from the coding sequence ATGGAAAAACAACAAAAAGGCTTTGTACAATATATTGTACAAGGGAGCCTCGTTACACAAATTATTATCGGATTAGTTGCAGGGGTATTACTGGCATGGGCAGTGCCTTCTGCCGCACAATCAGTCAGTCTATTGGGAACACTCTTTGTTGGTGCTTTGAAAGCTGTCGCACCAGTTCTGGTGTGGGTTCTGGTTATGTCTTCTATTGCAAACCATAAAAAGGGCCAGAAAACCAATATCCGACCGATTTTGATTCTCTATATTGCCGGAACTTTCTTCTCAGCAGTGGTAGCTGTTATCGGCAGCATACTGTTTCCATCGACATTAATTCTGGTGACTAATGATGCCCAGATGTCACCACCGGAAAATATTGTTGAAGTGCTAAGAGGAGTGTTGCTCAATGTCGTTGCTAACCCAATTGACGCGATATTGAAAGGTAATTATGTTGGTATCCTGGCATGGTCGATTGGTCTGGGTATCGCGTTACGCCATGCAAAGGAATCAACTAGATCAATGGTGCAGGATCTGGCCGAAGCCGTGACTCTGGTTGTTCGTGTTGTTATTCGTCTGGCTCCTCTTGGGATTTTCGGTCTGGTTGCCTCCACTATCGCCACAACAGGATTTGAAACGTTGTTTGGCTATGCACAACTGTTGGTTGTACTACTGGGGTGTATGATTGTTGTTGCACTGGTTGTTAACCCATTGATTGTCTACTGGAAAATACGCCGTAACCCTTATCCTTTAGTTTTTGCCTGCTTACGTGAAAGTGGAGTAACTGCATTCTTTACCCGTAGTTCAGCAGCTAATATTCCGGTTAATATGGCAATGTGCCGTCGTATGAATCTGGATGAGGATACCTATTCTGTCTCAATCCCTTTGGGAGCAACGATCAATATGGGGGGAGCTGCTGTTACCATTACCGTATTGACGCTGGCAGCGGTAAATACCCTGGGCATAACTGTTGATATCCCAATGGCAATACTGTTAAGTGTAGTCTCAGCAATTGCAGCATGTGGCGCATCAGGTGTGGCGGGTGGATCACTATTGTTGATCCCGTTGGCATGTAGCATGTTCGGTATCTCCAATGAGATTGCTATGCAGGTTGTGGCAGTAGGTTTGATTATTGGTGTATTGCAGGATTCGGCTGAAACGGGACTGAATTCTTCAACAGACGTACTCTTTACGGCTGCGGTGTGTCAGGCAGAAGATGCAAGACAAACATCGGAACAATTAGCACGGCGCTAA
- a CDS encoding NADPH-dependent 2,4-dienoyl-CoA reductase: MSNYPHLFTPLDLGFTTLKNRVLMGSMHTGLEEHPDGARRLAQFYAERAAAGVALIVTGGISPNPQGVVAAGASILNSDDALPHHRIITESVHQAGGKIALQILHTGRYSYQKNLVAPSAIQAPINPFMPKEMSEEDIQQTIRDFAHCAQLAQQAGYDGVEIMGSEGYLINQFLVARTNHRQDKWGGSFENRMRFAVEIVKAVRAIVGKQFIIIYRLSMLDLVEDGSSWQEVEQLALEIEQAGASIINTGIGWHEARIPTIATMVPRAGFSWVTKKLMGKVSIPLVTTNRINDPLVAEQILSEGCADMVSMARPFLADAEFMLKAEQNRADEINTCIGCNQACLDRIFVGKLTSCLVNPRACHETELIVEPVKQPKTIAVIGAGPAGLSFAVTAASRGHHVTLFERENKIGGQFNIAKQIPGKEEFHETLRYFERQLALNGVEVRLNHTATADQLASFEEVVIATGITPRTPNINGIDHEKVLTYLDVLKHKRDVGPCVAIIGAGGIGFDTAEYLGQSGQSSSLSSHAFSQEWGIDQTLSHRGGLQPEGAHMEPSPRKIYLLQRKDSKVGEGLGKTTGWVHRASLLMRGVTMLNSVQYLKIDDQGLHILHDGEQQCLEVDNVIICAGQEPLKELYQPLQATGKNVHLIGGADVAAELDARRAIDQGTRLAIKI; encoded by the coding sequence ATGAGCAATTACCCTCATCTGTTTACCCCGCTGGATTTAGGCTTTACTACCTTAAAAAACCGTGTCTTGATGGGTTCAATGCATACAGGACTTGAAGAACATCCTGATGGAGCCAGGCGATTGGCACAATTCTATGCAGAGCGGGCTGCTGCTGGTGTGGCATTGATTGTTACAGGCGGTATTTCCCCCAATCCACAGGGCGTTGTTGCAGCAGGAGCAAGCATTCTAAATAGTGATGATGCTTTACCTCATCATAGGATCATTACAGAGTCAGTACACCAGGCTGGCGGTAAGATTGCCCTGCAAATCTTGCATACCGGGCGTTATAGCTACCAGAAAAACCTCGTTGCCCCTTCAGCTATTCAGGCACCAATTAACCCCTTTATGCCTAAAGAAATGTCCGAAGAGGATATCCAACAGACTATCAGGGACTTTGCCCACTGCGCTCAACTCGCACAACAGGCCGGTTATGATGGTGTTGAGATCATGGGTTCAGAAGGCTACCTCATCAATCAGTTTCTGGTTGCCCGTACTAATCATCGTCAGGATAAATGGGGAGGAAGTTTTGAAAACCGTATGCGCTTTGCCGTGGAAATTGTCAAAGCAGTACGCGCTATTGTCGGAAAACAGTTCATTATTATCTATCGCCTTTCTATGCTGGATTTAGTGGAAGATGGCTCCAGTTGGCAGGAAGTCGAACAATTAGCACTGGAGATTGAACAAGCAGGTGCTTCCATCATCAATACCGGTATCGGTTGGCATGAAGCCCGTATTCCGACAATCGCCACAATGGTGCCCAGAGCCGGATTTAGTTGGGTAACCAAAAAGTTGATGGGAAAAGTCAGTATTCCCTTGGTCACAACGAATCGCATCAATGATCCCCTTGTTGCGGAGCAAATCCTTAGTGAGGGCTGCGCAGATATGGTTTCTATGGCTCGCCCTTTCCTGGCAGATGCTGAGTTTATGTTAAAAGCCGAACAGAACCGCGCAGATGAAATCAACACTTGTATTGGCTGTAATCAGGCGTGTCTGGACAGAATATTTGTCGGGAAACTGACGTCATGTCTGGTGAATCCACGCGCCTGCCATGAAACAGAACTTATCGTCGAACCGGTGAAGCAACCCAAAACTATCGCAGTGATTGGTGCCGGGCCGGCTGGGTTATCCTTCGCGGTCACTGCTGCCAGTCGCGGGCACCATGTCACCTTATTTGAACGAGAAAATAAAATTGGCGGGCAGTTTAATATTGCCAAACAAATTCCCGGCAAAGAAGAATTCCATGAAACACTGCGCTACTTCGAGCGTCAATTGGCGCTGAATGGTGTTGAAGTAAGACTGAATCATACCGCAACGGCAGACCAGCTTGCTTCGTTTGAAGAAGTGGTCATTGCCACAGGTATCACGCCACGGACACCAAACATTAATGGTATTGATCATGAAAAAGTGCTGACTTATCTGGATGTATTAAAGCATAAACGCGATGTTGGCCCATGCGTTGCCATTATCGGTGCTGGTGGTATTGGCTTTGATACGGCGGAATATCTGGGCCAAAGCGGACAGAGCAGCAGCCTGAGCAGCCACGCATTCAGCCAAGAATGGGGAATCGATCAGACTCTTTCCCATCGTGGTGGATTACAGCCAGAAGGCGCGCACATGGAACCCTCACCACGAAAAATCTATCTGTTGCAGCGCAAAGACTCCAAAGTCGGGGAAGGTTTGGGTAAAACTACTGGTTGGGTTCACCGGGCCAGCTTACTGATGCGGGGGGTCACTATGTTGAACAGTGTGCAATACCTGAAAATTGATGATCAAGGGCTGCATATCCTGCACGATGGTGAGCAACAATGCCTTGAGGTGGATAATGTAATTATCTGTGCAGGTCAAGAACCATTGAAAGAACTTTATCAACCTCTGCAAGCAACGGGTAAAAACGTACATTTGATTGGCGGAGCCGATGTCGCCGCCGAACTGGATGCCCGCAGGGCAATTGATCAGGGAACTCGACTGGCAATTAAGATTTAG
- a CDS encoding GNAT family N-acetyltransferase — protein MQNITEWVTLTGKHVTLVPLTQERHDEFARAIEDGQLHQLWYANVPAPDGVQTEIERRLALHAQGKMLPFTVIDNQRNVAIGMTTYMNIDANLPRLEIGSTWYAKSVQRTPVNTEAKFLLLEYAFEKMDCVAVEFRTHFLNHQSRRAIERLGAKLDGVLRCHLRTRDGSMRDTCVYSILRSEWPAIKNHLIWLMAKPR, from the coding sequence ATGCAAAACATAACCGAATGGGTCACTCTGACCGGAAAACATGTCACGTTAGTACCTTTAACGCAGGAGCGACACGATGAATTCGCGCGTGCCATTGAAGATGGGCAATTACATCAATTGTGGTATGCCAATGTACCAGCTCCGGATGGGGTACAAACAGAAATTGAGCGTCGTTTAGCTCTTCATGCACAGGGAAAGATGTTGCCTTTTACCGTTATTGATAATCAAAGGAATGTGGCAATTGGAATGACGACCTATATGAATATCGATGCCAATCTTCCCAGACTGGAGATTGGCTCGACATGGTATGCAAAATCAGTCCAGCGTACGCCTGTTAATACGGAAGCAAAATTCCTGTTACTGGAGTATGCGTTTGAAAAAATGGATTGTGTTGCTGTGGAATTTAGAACCCACTTCTTGAATCACCAGAGTCGCAGGGCAATTGAGCGTTTGGGCGCAAAATTGGATGGTGTTCTGCGTTGCCATTTACGAACAAGGGATGGTTCAATGCGGGATACTTGCGTATATAGCATTCTTCGTAGCGAGTGGCCTGCCATAAAAAACCATCTTATCTGGCTAATGGCGAAGCCTCGCTAA
- a CDS encoding VirK/YbjX family protein: protein MKYLQQSKTATYSGVKLFTDLVGQRVSPGVYWDSSSYRAKFVLRSIFTPVSTLKLLDRIANTPIYLDILKKQPSLPCKLHRPYLSINFKRNQIVGALSEHYRILFQQLAPTVIDKIFNTNSYLLATIQGKNESFNVYIDSLDNLNKEGELALYITTEKNVTLAKCAFTLLTVNGKQTLFIGVLQGPAKRDNSLDVIRNATKECYGLFPKRLLIESICRFAEHTNCEQILAVSNETHIYRSIRYWHKKKHLMVADYNAFWESLNGIRQENNDFHLPSNIERKSLDEIPSKKRAEYRRRYQLLDDLDSHIKASLTN from the coding sequence ATGAAATATCTACAACAATCTAAAACTGCAACATATTCAGGCGTGAAGCTGTTTACCGATCTTGTCGGACAGCGTGTTTCTCCCGGAGTATATTGGGACTCATCCAGTTATCGGGCAAAGTTCGTTTTACGCAGCATTTTTACGCCTGTCTCTACACTTAAGCTACTGGATAGAATTGCTAATACTCCAATTTATCTGGATATTTTAAAGAAACAGCCTAGCTTACCTTGTAAATTACATCGTCCATATCTGAGTATTAATTTCAAGCGCAATCAGATTGTCGGGGCACTCAGTGAGCATTATAGAATTTTATTTCAACAGTTAGCACCCACTGTTATTGATAAGATATTTAATACTAATTCTTATTTACTGGCAACTATCCAGGGAAAAAATGAATCATTTAATGTATATATAGATTCTTTAGACAACCTGAATAAAGAAGGTGAACTTGCGCTATATATAACTACAGAAAAAAATGTCACTTTGGCAAAATGTGCATTCACCTTATTAACCGTTAATGGTAAACAAACATTGTTTATCGGTGTCTTACAAGGCCCTGCCAAAAGGGATAATTCTCTGGATGTTATCCGTAATGCAACTAAAGAGTGTTACGGCCTGTTTCCTAAGCGTTTATTGATCGAATCTATTTGTCGTTTTGCTGAACATACGAATTGTGAGCAAATCTTAGCGGTCAGTAATGAAACACATATTTATCGTAGTATTCGCTACTGGCATAAGAAAAAGCACCTGATGGTAGCGGATTATAATGCTTTTTGGGAGTCTCTGAATGGCATCAGGCAAGAGAATAATGATTTCCATCTGCCATCCAATATCGAAAGAAAATCACTGGATGAAATTCCCAGTAAGAAACGTGCGGAATACCGTCGCCGTTATCAACTACTGGATGATTTGGATAGCCATATCAAAGCTTCTCTTACCAATTAG
- a CDS encoding acetyltransferase, with the protein MQIQKATEDDFATLIQIWEASVRATHNFLSQGMIDELRPLIQNNYLPNLVVYKAVNEQHVTVGFVGVDQNRVEMLFVSPQTRGKGIGKMLLKFAISELQIDELDVNEQNQQGVGFYQHMGFKTFSRSEIDGQGNPFPLLHMKLA; encoded by the coding sequence ATGCAGATACAGAAAGCCACCGAAGATGATTTCGCAACACTGATCCAGATTTGGGAAGCCTCTGTACGGGCGACTCATAATTTTCTGTCTCAGGGTATGATCGACGAATTACGTCCATTAATCCAGAACAATTACTTACCCAATCTGGTCGTATATAAGGCAGTGAATGAACAACACGTCACTGTAGGTTTTGTTGGTGTCGATCAAAATCGAGTTGAAATGCTGTTTGTGTCACCACAAACACGCGGCAAAGGAATTGGCAAAATGTTGTTAAAGTTTGCAATCAGCGAATTGCAGATTGATGAGCTGGATGTGAACGAGCAAAATCAACAAGGTGTCGGCTTCTACCAACATATGGGGTTTAAAACTTTTTCCCGCTCAGAGATTGATGGGCAAGGAAATCCATTCCCGTTACTACATATGAAACTTGCTTAA
- a CDS encoding MFS transporter, with protein MRSSTYLTDFFYVETTVVKLLRKNDSAFVPVAGLTVFAIASGYLMSLIPLSMAGFSIDTGYASWLASAYYVGLLIGSIMIEPVIAKIGHRFSFVSFLLLLAVTVVVLPFFPNKEIWLLVRCIAGIAVAGIFVVVESWLLIGDSPKERARRLGLYMTSLYGGTTLGQLGIGFIGTQGIIPFAAILALLLIATLPPLFVHHGQPPILNHQRLSLKKITRFSKPAIVGCMTSGIVMGTIYGLMPLSLSQSKFNTEQVGVLMAAIILGGMVIQPIISKLSIIISKILLLAMASLLGVFAIGMTYLSESYLIMIVALALLGMSSFALYPIAITLACDKLDSSYIVAATQVMLLSYSIGSAIGPLGAGSFMFQHSAIQHSGTMQNNGLMNFFFLVLLTTAVYMLLAGLCRKDRVLAN; from the coding sequence ATGAGAAGCAGCACATATCTGACTGATTTTTTTTATGTGGAGACGACAGTAGTGAAACTGCTGCGCAAAAATGACAGTGCATTTGTACCTGTCGCGGGCTTGACTGTATTTGCGATCGCTTCTGGTTACTTGATGAGCTTAATCCCATTATCGATGGCAGGTTTCAGCATTGATACGGGCTATGCCAGCTGGTTAGCCAGTGCTTATTACGTAGGTTTATTAATAGGCTCAATAATGATTGAACCTGTTATTGCCAAAATAGGACATCGTTTTTCATTTGTAAGTTTTTTATTGCTTTTAGCTGTAACGGTTGTGGTATTACCTTTTTTTCCCAATAAAGAAATCTGGTTGCTTGTTCGTTGTATAGCGGGAATTGCCGTTGCCGGTATTTTTGTGGTGGTTGAATCTTGGTTATTGATTGGTGATAGTCCCAAAGAGCGCGCCAGGCGTCTGGGCCTTTATATGACATCACTCTATGGTGGCACAACACTTGGTCAGCTGGGCATCGGTTTTATTGGCACGCAGGGAATAATACCTTTCGCAGCCATTCTGGCTCTGCTACTGATTGCCACTCTGCCCCCGTTATTTGTACATCATGGGCAGCCACCGATACTGAATCACCAACGCTTATCGCTGAAAAAAATCACTCGGTTCAGTAAGCCTGCAATTGTCGGCTGTATGACATCAGGGATTGTGATGGGCACTATCTACGGTCTGATGCCTCTATCATTAAGCCAAAGTAAGTTCAATACTGAACAGGTTGGAGTATTAATGGCTGCAATTATTCTGGGTGGAATGGTAATTCAGCCGATTATCAGCAAGCTGTCTATTATAATAAGTAAGATACTGTTATTAGCAATGGCTTCACTGCTCGGCGTATTCGCTATAGGCATGACTTATCTTTCTGAAAGTTACCTCATCATGATCGTGGCACTAGCACTTTTAGGGATGTCTTCTTTTGCCCTCTACCCAATTGCCATTACACTTGCTTGTGACAAACTTGATTCATCCTATATTGTCGCAGCAACACAAGTTATGCTGTTAAGTTATAGCATCGGCTCGGCTATCGGCCCATTAGGAGCAGGCAGTTTTATGTTCCAGCACAGCGCAATTCAACACAGTGGAACTATGCAAAACAATGGGCTAATGAATTTCTTTTTCCTTGTCTTACTGACCACTGCGGTTTATATGCTGCTGGCAGGTCTTTGCCGCAAAGACCGTGTATTGGCAAATTAA
- a CDS encoding HNH endonuclease: MSQNVMFVLSVSKKYVRQKKLSFEEIKQRAKCARKTPGSSAQISIRYERNVYVAEYAKHIAKSICQLCLLPAPFCNFQGDPYLETHHIKWLSKGGADTIENTVALCPNCHKKMHVVDVEEDKQKLRQRVSDLLAESN; the protein is encoded by the coding sequence TTGTCTCAGAATGTGATGTTTGTTTTATCTGTGAGCAAAAAATACGTAAGGCAAAAAAAACTTAGTTTTGAAGAGATTAAACAACGAGCTAAATGCGCACGTAAGACCCCCGGAAGTTCTGCACAGATTTCGATTCGGTATGAACGTAATGTTTATGTTGCTGAATATGCTAAACATATAGCTAAAAGCATTTGTCAGCTTTGCTTATTACCTGCACCATTTTGTAATTTCCAAGGAGATCCCTATCTAGAGACTCATCATATTAAGTGGCTTTCAAAAGGAGGAGCAGACACTATAGAAAATACTGTTGCATTATGTCCAAATTGTCATAAAAAGATGCATGTTGTTGATGTGGAAGAAGATAAACAAAAACTTCGTCAGCGAGTTAGTGACTTATTGGCTGAATCTAACTAA